One stretch of Bacteroidota bacterium DNA includes these proteins:
- a CDS encoding serine hydrolase, whose translation MKFTITFLGLIGLLFPKVIGQTSHKELADSILKAFDLPALGYAVISADSILEMEVVGVKRLGFPDSVTLQDHFRIGSNTKAFTALMAELIVSTGKINWDTKFFDLFPKWKIHSQAAYYSLTLQDLITFRNKLPMWTYSFPEPKPSLIKGNAAQQRINFGKWLFQQAEEDRGSPWNHSNLGYVAAGLMLEKATGDEFERLAADLGELLQIKIGFGQPNATDSAAVWGHNANLKPEAPAQNVRLNWLMAAGNIQISLPDHAAFLQFFLRGMKGKAILLNKSRFEHLLFGAPDFAFGWFWEINENGEPIAHNLGNPGSFLSRVLINPSRDRAYIVVTNCMTDLSYEGTELLMDRLQD comes from the coding sequence GTGAAGTTTACCATCACTTTTTTGGGGCTCATCGGCTTACTTTTTCCGAAGGTGATCGGGCAAACGAGTCATAAGGAATTGGCTGACAGTATTTTGAAAGCTTTTGACTTGCCTGCTTTGGGCTACGCTGTGATTTCAGCGGATTCAATTCTGGAAATGGAGGTTGTCGGTGTCAAACGACTTGGATTTCCAGATTCGGTCACGTTGCAAGATCATTTCAGAATCGGTTCGAATACCAAGGCCTTCACTGCTTTGATGGCAGAATTGATTGTCAGTACTGGCAAAATTAATTGGGACACCAAATTCTTCGATCTCTTTCCAAAGTGGAAAATCCATTCGCAGGCAGCCTATTATTCACTCACTTTGCAGGATCTGATCACGTTTCGCAACAAATTGCCCATGTGGACCTATTCATTTCCAGAACCTAAGCCTTCTCTGATAAAGGGCAACGCAGCCCAACAGCGGATAAATTTCGGAAAATGGTTGTTTCAGCAGGCAGAAGAGGACCGTGGAAGTCCATGGAATCATAGTAATCTAGGCTATGTCGCTGCAGGACTGATGTTGGAAAAGGCCACCGGCGATGAATTTGAGCGACTAGCTGCAGACCTCGGTGAATTGCTTCAAATCAAAATCGGATTTGGGCAACCCAATGCGACTGATTCTGCGGCTGTTTGGGGACACAACGCAAATTTGAAGCCCGAGGCTCCGGCTCAGAATGTGCGGCTAAATTGGCTCATGGCCGCAGGAAATATTCAAATCTCCTTGCCAGACCATGCTGCATTTCTCCAGTTTTTCCTCCGTGGAATGAAAGGAAAGGCAATTTTGTTGAACAAATCGCGGTTCGAACACCTTCTGTTTGGAGCGCCAGATTTTGCCTTTGGCTGGTTTTGGGAAATCAATGAAAATGGCGAACCGATCGCCCACAATTTGGGAAATCCAGGTAGTTTTTTGAGCCGCGTCCTGATCAATCCAAGCCGCGACCGCGCCTACATCGTGGTCACCAATTGCATGACTGACCTGAGCTATGAGGGGACGGAACTCCTCATGGATCGCCTTCAGGATTAA
- a CDS encoding glycosyltransferase — protein sequence MKILVALSRFPWPLEKGDKLRAWYQIQGLAQNHEVHLICLSEHAVSANDLAQLNFCASVQVIQQGKLKAGWNLLGAFFNRLPFQVNYFRSQRMKDVIDATIRREKIEACFVQLIRLGQNLPFEHVKVHWVLDYMDTFSIGMSQRIGEASFLMRPFVKSEAKRLQAYETKIAAQFDELIIISDRDAEGLAPLLRSEVHVIPNGVGESFFEDLPQPDQRDFDLIFFGNMGYHPNVQSAKFLVEEVLPILHARGLKPKICIAGARPASIIKSWESPDITVTGFVADIREYVLRSKIAVAPLVGGQGLQNKLLESMAMTMPTITSGLGNAGLGAKAGEDLLVCEDANSFADAIQDLLAHPEKAAAIAANGRKFVEANFRWKAMNTRLEAILTNRR from the coding sequence ATGAAAATATTGGTGGCACTTTCCCGATTCCCGTGGCCGCTCGAAAAAGGCGACAAACTGCGGGCATGGTACCAAATCCAAGGATTGGCCCAAAACCACGAAGTGCATTTGATTTGCCTCAGCGAACACGCAGTTTCCGCCAATGACCTTGCCCAACTGAACTTCTGTGCCTCGGTACAGGTGATTCAGCAAGGAAAACTCAAAGCCGGATGGAATTTGCTGGGCGCATTTTTCAACCGCTTGCCGTTTCAGGTCAATTATTTCCGTTCGCAGCGGATGAAAGACGTGATCGACGCGACCATTCGCCGGGAAAAGATCGAAGCTTGTTTTGTGCAATTGATTCGGTTGGGGCAAAATCTCCCTTTTGAGCATGTCAAAGTCCATTGGGTGCTCGATTACATGGATACCTTTTCGATCGGCATGTCGCAGCGGATTGGCGAGGCGAGTTTTCTGATGCGACCCTTTGTGAAGTCGGAAGCCAAGCGCCTGCAAGCCTACGAAACCAAAATCGCTGCACAGTTTGATGAACTGATCATCATCAGCGACCGCGACGCGGAGGGATTGGCGCCATTGTTGCGTTCGGAAGTCCACGTGATTCCCAACGGCGTCGGCGAATCCTTTTTTGAGGACTTGCCACAACCCGATCAGCGCGATTTTGATTTGATTTTCTTCGGGAACATGGGCTACCATCCGAATGTGCAGAGCGCCAAGTTTCTGGTCGAAGAGGTTTTGCCAATTTTGCATGCTCGAGGTTTGAAACCGAAAATCTGCATTGCCGGCGCGCGCCCTGCGAGCATTATCAAATCCTGGGAAAGTCCCGATATCACGGTTACCGGCTTCGTGGCAGACATTCGCGAATATGTATTGCGCAGTAAAATTGCCGTTGCGCCGCTGGTAGGTGGCCAAGGCCTCCAAAACAAGCTCCTCGAATCCATGGCCATGACCATGCCGACGATTACCTCGGGACTTGGAAATGCCGGACTCGGCGCCAAGGCAGGGGAGGACCTCCTCGTTTGCGAAGACGCCAACAGCTTTGCCGATGCTATTCAAGACTTGCTCGCGCATCCTGAAAAAGCTGCTGCGATTGCTGCCAATGGCCGCAAGTTTGTCGAAGCCAACTTCCGCTGGAAGGCGATGAATACGCGGTTGGAGGCCATCTTGACGAATCGGAGATGA
- a CDS encoding glycosyltransferase, whose translation MHILQVVNRVPWPLNDGGNIATYNVTRLLHRAGHRVELACLNTLKHRQDPSLLKEVTAVHAVDIDTTVTLSGAAKGLISRLPYNVSRFLSQEFSDKLQSILKGNDFDLVQLEGSYMSLYSATIRNATKAPIVLRSHNVEFQIWERLAANEPNIFKRTYLQSLTKKIRAWELAHLHDYDAIIPIASQDTEFYRQQGFKGPIRTINGGVDLDTFHPKSPVTHNFKIGFLGSLEWMPNVQGLHWFLDKIWPQLLAIDARLELHVAGKNPSEELKSLKVNGMIFHGEVPDAPAFLESCHFFIVPLLSGGGMRLKIIEAMAMGRCVVSTTIGAEGIDCKIGEEILLADDPADWVTVFQGLLADSANSVAVAEAGMAAARQRFSLAAVGSAFEAFYQEVLS comes from the coding sequence TTGCACATACTTCAGGTCGTCAATCGTGTCCCATGGCCCCTCAATGATGGAGGGAACATTGCCACGTACAATGTGACAAGACTTTTGCATCGCGCGGGACACCGCGTCGAATTGGCCTGCCTGAACACGCTCAAGCATCGACAAGATCCTTCGTTGCTGAAAGAAGTCACTGCGGTTCACGCAGTCGACATCGATACCACCGTTACCTTGAGCGGAGCCGCCAAGGGGCTCATTTCCCGGCTACCTTATAATGTGTCCCGTTTTCTTTCCCAGGAATTCTCAGACAAGCTGCAATCGATTCTGAAAGGAAACGATTTTGACCTTGTACAGCTTGAAGGCAGCTATATGAGCCTGTATTCGGCTACGATACGCAATGCGACCAAAGCGCCGATAGTACTGCGCAGCCACAATGTCGAATTTCAGATTTGGGAGCGGCTTGCAGCCAATGAACCCAATATTTTCAAGCGAACTTATCTCCAAAGCCTAACCAAAAAGATTCGCGCATGGGAGCTTGCCCACCTGCACGACTACGACGCGATCATCCCCATCGCAAGCCAAGACACGGAATTTTATCGGCAGCAAGGATTCAAGGGCCCGATTCGCACCATCAACGGAGGGGTCGACCTCGACACCTTTCATCCCAAATCTCCAGTCACCCATAATTTCAAAATTGGCTTCCTTGGAAGTCTGGAATGGATGCCCAACGTCCAAGGACTGCATTGGTTTCTGGATAAGATTTGGCCGCAATTGCTGGCAATAGATGCGAGATTGGAATTGCATGTGGCCGGAAAAAATCCTTCGGAGGAACTGAAATCCTTGAAAGTCAATGGAATGATCTTTCATGGCGAAGTTCCGGATGCGCCCGCATTTTTGGAAAGTTGCCATTTTTTCATTGTGCCCTTGCTTTCGGGTGGTGGAATGCGCCTGAAAATCATCGAAGCCATGGCCATGGGACGTTGCGTCGTTTCCACAACCATTGGTGCCGAAGGCATTGATTGCAAAATAGGCGAGGAGATCCTTTTGGCCGACGACCCCGCGGATTGGGTGACCGTATTTCAAGGTCTGCTTGCTGATTCGGCGAATTCGGTGGCTGTCGCGGAGGCGGGAATGGCAGCTGCCCGGCAAAGGTTCAGCTTGGCTGCTGTGGGCTCGGCATTCGAAGCGTTTTATCAGGAGGTGCTGTCATGA
- a CDS encoding SusC/RagA family TonB-linked outer membrane protein, which yields MRKLLATVCLLLFTATFMYAQEVLKGTVKEELTGDPMPGVTVFEKGTSNGTITDPEGKYEIKVKDAQTTLVFRYVGYATTELPGGGDISLKEDVLMLDEVVVTALGIKSDKKALGYSVQTVGGDALTGSGESNMINGLNAKVAGVQVISSGGSPGAASFIRIRGSSSLTGNNQPLIVIDGVPMDNSQNQGGNPDNGDNNLLEGVNQSNRAADINPNDVENVTVLKGPAAAALYGIQAANGAILITTKKGSNTKGKGVAVSFNTSMAWDKVNKLPENQTRFSQGFLGQYQGPESGRSHSWGAAIDTLSWDNNSPDPNNPYIYDNHGAIVSSNDPSAREAVTPYDNYRNFFQTGLTTDNSLSLSGGNAGTTYRFSIGNTNTKGIVPLSSWGRTTAKFAGESQLTSRLRTAASVGYSNSGGRRVQMGSNTSGLMLGLLRTPITFDNSNGVTDPKDEAAYIFTDGTQRNYRGGGGYDNPYWTINKNPYTDEVNRIYGFTSVSYDVTNWLNVFYRVGTDTYSDERQQVLALGSNTAPAGRIYYEKHNYRHINSDLWVTAQRDFTEKLSGSLLVGNNLFSKSYSKIYTQGDGFVVPDFNHISNASSTFSRYVYDAKRTAAIFGEAKLSYDDWIFLDLTGRNEWSSTLPTANNSFFYPSANLGVVVTEALGMTENKILPYGKIRLSYASVGHDAPSYALGKYFSGTFVGDGWTSGVNFPYNGVAGFSVDDVLGSNALRPEKNNTIEIGTDLRFIKNRIGVDFTFYRSRAVDQILAIPVAGSSGYTNQFMNAGTVSNTGFEITLNATPVKSKDFRWDLQVNFTRNKNMVVSLPEGIDNIFLGGFEGSSVRNVAGQPYGQIYGGTFLRDANGNLVIESDSTSAFYGFPIESGKEEAIGNPNPDFLCGFSNTLTWKGISLNILFDFRKGGQMWNGTIGALANFGMSKVTEDRDVDYTFEGVKGTLDGDGNLVLQDENGNAGTVTNDVVVNRNQQWYLTNGGGFGNVAEQFIQETSWIRLREVSLSYSLPTKLLEKTPIAGLNVGISGRNLLLITPYEGIDPETNLMGSVNAQGLDYFNMPNTRSISARLGINF from the coding sequence ATGAGAAAACTCTTAGCCACAGTCTGTCTGCTGTTATTCACAGCGACATTCATGTACGCGCAAGAAGTCCTCAAAGGAACTGTAAAAGAAGAGCTGACGGGAGACCCGATGCCTGGCGTTACAGTTTTTGAGAAGGGAACTTCCAACGGTACAATCACGGACCCGGAGGGTAAGTACGAAATCAAAGTCAAGGACGCCCAAACGACCTTGGTTTTCAGGTATGTCGGCTACGCCACCACGGAATTGCCCGGCGGAGGTGACATCAGCCTGAAAGAAGATGTTTTGATGCTGGATGAGGTCGTTGTAACGGCTCTCGGCATCAAAAGCGACAAAAAAGCGTTGGGCTACTCGGTACAGACTGTGGGTGGTGACGCCCTCACCGGTTCCGGCGAAAGCAACATGATCAATGGTCTGAATGCGAAAGTCGCAGGCGTACAGGTGATCAGCTCGGGAGGCTCGCCAGGTGCTGCCTCGTTCATTCGCATCCGGGGATCGTCTTCCTTGACTGGCAACAACCAGCCATTGATTGTGATCGACGGTGTACCGATGGACAACAGCCAAAATCAGGGTGGCAACCCGGACAATGGGGACAACAACCTTCTTGAAGGTGTGAACCAGTCCAACCGTGCTGCCGACATCAACCCCAATGACGTGGAAAATGTCACGGTGTTGAAAGGTCCAGCTGCAGCAGCGCTTTACGGTATCCAAGCCGCCAACGGTGCGATCTTGATCACCACCAAAAAAGGCTCCAATACGAAAGGAAAAGGCGTCGCCGTTTCTTTCAATACGAGCATGGCTTGGGACAAAGTCAACAAGTTGCCAGAAAACCAAACGCGGTTCAGCCAAGGCTTTTTGGGTCAATACCAAGGTCCTGAATCTGGGCGTTCGCATAGCTGGGGCGCTGCAATTGACACCTTGTCTTGGGATAACAATTCTCCAGATCCCAATAATCCCTACATCTATGATAACCACGGAGCCATCGTCAGCTCCAATGATCCGAGTGCCCGAGAAGCGGTTACACCTTATGATAATTACCGGAACTTTTTCCAGACTGGTTTGACGACGGACAACTCGCTTTCTCTTTCAGGTGGCAATGCTGGAACGACCTACCGTTTCTCGATTGGAAATACCAATACGAAAGGTATCGTACCCTTGAGCTCCTGGGGACGGACTACGGCCAAGTTTGCGGGCGAATCGCAATTGACGAGTCGCCTGCGTACTGCTGCCTCTGTTGGCTATTCCAATTCGGGTGGTCGCAGGGTTCAAATGGGATCCAATACCTCCGGTTTGATGCTGGGCTTGCTTCGCACACCAATTACATTTGACAACTCCAATGGCGTCACCGATCCAAAAGACGAAGCAGCTTATATCTTCACCGATGGTACACAGCGCAACTACCGTGGTGGTGGCGGCTACGACAACCCTTACTGGACGATCAACAAGAATCCCTATACCGATGAGGTAAACAGGATTTATGGATTTACCAGCGTATCGTATGACGTCACCAATTGGTTGAATGTCTTCTACCGCGTGGGTACTGATACCTACAGTGACGAACGACAGCAAGTGTTGGCGTTGGGGTCAAATACTGCGCCAGCAGGTCGCATATATTACGAGAAGCACAATTACCGCCACATCAACAGTGACTTGTGGGTGACTGCACAACGCGACTTTACCGAGAAACTCTCTGGTTCGTTGCTGGTTGGTAATAACCTGTTTTCCAAGTCTTACAGCAAAATCTACACCCAAGGTGACGGTTTTGTGGTTCCTGACTTCAACCATATTTCGAATGCTTCGAGCACGTTTTCCCGTTACGTCTACGACGCCAAGAGGACTGCCGCTATTTTTGGAGAAGCCAAACTCTCCTACGACGACTGGATTTTCTTGGACTTGACCGGTCGTAACGAATGGTCGAGCACACTGCCCACCGCGAACAACTCCTTCTTCTACCCTTCTGCCAACTTGGGCGTTGTGGTGACGGAGGCTTTGGGAATGACCGAAAACAAGATTCTTCCTTATGGAAAAATCCGTTTGTCGTACGCTTCCGTGGGCCACGATGCACCATCTTATGCATTAGGCAAGTATTTCAGCGGAACGTTTGTCGGCGACGGATGGACATCAGGTGTCAACTTCCCTTATAACGGTGTTGCTGGCTTCTCCGTGGATGACGTATTGGGATCCAATGCATTGCGTCCAGAAAAGAACAACACGATCGAAATCGGCACTGACCTGCGTTTCATCAAAAACCGCATCGGTGTTGACTTTACATTCTACCGGTCACGTGCAGTTGATCAGATTCTGGCCATTCCTGTGGCAGGTTCATCGGGCTACACCAATCAGTTTATGAACGCCGGGACAGTGAGCAACACGGGTTTTGAAATCACGTTGAATGCAACCCCTGTGAAGAGCAAAGACTTCCGTTGGGATTTGCAGGTGAACTTCACCCGCAACAAGAACATGGTTGTTTCCTTGCCTGAAGGCATCGACAACATCTTCTTGGGTGGATTTGAAGGCTCTTCCGTACGCAACGTTGCAGGTCAGCCTTATGGCCAAATCTACGGTGGCACCTTCCTCCGCGATGCCAACGGCAACCTCGTCATCGAAAGCGACAGCACCTCTGCATTCTACGGCTTCCCCATCGAATCCGGCAAAGAAGAGGCAATCGGCAACCCCAATCCAGACTTCCTTTGCGGTTTCTCCAACACGCTTACATGGAAGGGCATCAGCCTGAACATCTTGTTTGACTTCCGCAAAGGTGGCCAAATGTGGAACGGTACCATCGGTGCTTTGGCCAATTTCGGTATGTCTAAAGTTACGGAAGACCGCGATGTGGACTATACCTTCGAAGGCGTGAAAGGCACTTTGGACGGCGACGGCAACCTCGTGTTGCAGGACGAAAACGGCAACGCTGGAACAGTAACCAACGACGTCGTGGTCAACCGCAACCAGCAATGGTATCTGACCAATGGTGGTGGTTTTGGCAACGTTGCAGAGCAATTTATCCAGGAGACTTCTTGGATCCGTTTGCGCGAAGTGAGCCTGAGCTACTCCTTGCCAACCAAGTTGTTGGAAAAAACACCCATCGCTGGGTTGAATGTCGGCATTTCCGGTCGTAACCTGTTGTTGATCACACCTTATGAAGGCATCGATCCAGAAACCAACCTGATGGGTTCTGTCAATGCACAAGGTTTGGACTACTTCAATATGCCAAATACCCGTTCGATCTCTGCGCGCCTTGGTATCAACTTCTAA
- a CDS encoding SusD/RagB family nutrient-binding outer membrane lipoprotein — protein MKKLRYLPLVAVLGLASLTSCEKYFGDVNVDPTRPTDVTPTVLLPSAQVEYAYGMAGDISRFTSLLTNQIYGADRQFATYQVYSITETDTDNWWQFNHYGGAMFDLKNLIDNANAAKQPHYAGIGKILMAYGLMTATDLVGDIPYSEAFQGLDNLTPTYDTQAAIYDSIQSLLVQGKALLVDPTFAVTEPGAEDLVYGGDLAQWDKFANVLSARAYLHLGKKDPSKYANVLTALGTEGVESFGSSADDGVMYFGAEYTASAPWFQYNDQRADILFEGFLLDTMTALNDPRLASYYDSDGWLGEYFTKPDAAYFFVSYMEQQFIEAEAAFQTGDAPRALTAYNDGINASLSRHGVVADSAFTVDVLSETTSSLTLEMIMVQKYIAMYLDPEVFTDWRRTGFPVLIPSAGNVTGDVIPRRLPYPQSERLFNGTNCAECGVSITSKVWWDQ, from the coding sequence ATGAAAAAACTAAGATATTTACCTCTCGTTGCAGTGCTTGGATTGGCCAGCCTGACTTCCTGCGAGAAATACTTTGGAGACGTCAACGTCGACCCGACGCGCCCAACTGACGTGACTCCCACCGTGTTGCTTCCAAGCGCACAGGTGGAATATGCCTACGGAATGGCTGGAGATATCTCCCGCTTCACCTCCTTGCTCACCAATCAGATTTACGGCGCAGACCGTCAGTTTGCCACCTATCAGGTCTATTCGATCACAGAAACCGACACCGACAACTGGTGGCAGTTCAACCACTACGGTGGTGCGATGTTTGACCTGAAAAATCTGATCGACAATGCGAATGCCGCAAAGCAGCCACACTATGCCGGTATCGGCAAAATCCTCATGGCCTACGGTTTGATGACAGCTACCGACTTGGTGGGTGACATTCCTTATTCCGAAGCCTTCCAGGGTTTGGACAACTTGACACCGACGTATGATACGCAAGCTGCGATCTACGACTCGATCCAATCTTTGTTGGTACAAGGCAAGGCACTGTTGGTGGACCCGACATTTGCCGTGACCGAACCTGGTGCGGAAGACTTGGTCTATGGTGGTGATTTGGCCCAATGGGACAAGTTTGCCAACGTGCTGAGCGCACGTGCCTACCTGCACTTGGGCAAAAAGGATCCGAGCAAGTATGCGAATGTTCTGACTGCTTTGGGTACGGAAGGCGTAGAGAGCTTCGGTTCCTCCGCAGACGACGGTGTCATGTACTTCGGTGCAGAATACACTGCCTCCGCGCCTTGGTTCCAATACAACGATCAGCGTGCAGACATCTTGTTTGAAGGCTTCCTTCTGGACACGATGACCGCATTGAACGATCCACGTTTGGCTTCCTACTACGATAGCGACGGCTGGTTGGGCGAATATTTCACCAAGCCTGATGCCGCCTACTTCTTTGTTTCGTACATGGAGCAGCAGTTCATCGAAGCGGAGGCTGCATTTCAGACGGGTGATGCTCCACGCGCCTTGACAGCGTACAACGATGGCATCAATGCTTCCCTCAGCCGCCATGGCGTGGTTGCCGACTCGGCCTTCACCGTGGATGTCTTGAGCGAAACGACCAGCTCCTTGACCTTGGAAATGATCATGGTACAGAAATACATTGCGATGTACCTGGATCCTGAAGTCTTTACGGACTGGCGCCGCACCGGATTTCCGGTGTTGATTCCTAGCGCTGGCAACGTCACGGGCGATGTGATCCCACGTCGTTTGCCTTATCCACAATCAGAGCGCCTCTTCAATGGCACCAATTGTGCCGAATGTGGCGTCTCCATCACCAGCAAAGTCTGGTGGGATCAATGA
- a CDS encoding T9SS type A sorting domain-containing protein, which translates to MEDDGTVNSYPTNDSICDATNFGVIPFGGASALTPGNNFCATTEPGEPNVDACPVVSSLTCDESVWYTFTTSASPGQITVAITNAVGINANMNIYSVSPSGSCNFANLTQIASRDDLLSNNVSISIPCLPGNTQYYVQVDGVDILGDNGTFDIRVSDNGTFVGAPANDMLCNAVPMGNPNGGAVGPTAGNNNCATQQAGEQNVSGDDETVWYTFIAPASGAVTINVNSVSTIDANFTLYQSTGPCGFANLMQVGSNHDNLISFSVSHTEECLIPGATYYIQIDGGDIFGDYGNFTVTVSDAHVGYVGPSNDPCTGAITIPIGTEPCQGSGLWNVYNYGNPTVSVNNAFTQGCGANCGDTWYTFVMPPSGTVLLEGNDEYGFLGLNNSQQTVAAYTGPCNNLSPINCDQGGVFDDPQYYISAAPGTVIYLQVFDDGGDDFNEQMALCLTDRCGSDDCMTAQPMQTGLWYCWDTDGANGETFPDPGYEECGDGTDPGHSVYFTHTTTCPTFVVTVQGTIGGICLLDEPTDGISIAIYVDNTPCDWNPQSMLDCAQTDACLGTTYYWTQAYSLPVGTQLMIQIDGFDFSGNNNGQIRIDCPLPLQYSDFTGYRENEVHQLRWTTSDPAAPLGTFKVERSLNGRDFAVIGSVDGNDVDQSGGSSGGSNTNYFNYKFADQQPVAGHNYYRIRFVDPNGLEITSEVIDLYFDATQAVQIMGLYPNPAREWVTLESFVSKPGNYEISLTDMYGKVVLSGDYALDAGVNSQRFELANISAGMYVVRIKSLDGRTSDHRKFSKQ; encoded by the coding sequence GTGGAGGACGATGGAACTGTCAACAGCTATCCGACCAATGATTCTATCTGCGATGCGACCAACTTTGGTGTGATTCCATTTGGAGGCGCCTCGGCGCTGACTCCCGGAAACAACTTCTGTGCGACCACCGAGCCCGGCGAACCCAATGTGGATGCTTGCCCTGTGGTGAGCAGCCTCACTTGTGACGAATCGGTTTGGTACACCTTCACGACGAGCGCATCCCCTGGTCAAATCACGGTGGCGATCACCAACGCGGTCGGCATCAACGCCAACATGAACATCTATTCAGTATCTCCTTCTGGTAGCTGCAATTTTGCCAACCTCACGCAGATTGCCTCCCGCGACGACCTGTTGAGCAACAACGTCAGCATCTCCATCCCATGTTTGCCTGGCAATACGCAGTACTATGTCCAAGTCGACGGCGTGGACATTTTGGGTGACAACGGTACTTTTGACATTCGGGTGAGTGACAATGGAACATTTGTTGGAGCTCCAGCCAATGATATGCTGTGCAACGCCGTGCCAATGGGAAATCCAAATGGCGGTGCTGTCGGTCCAACGGCGGGCAACAACAATTGTGCTACGCAACAAGCAGGTGAGCAAAACGTGAGCGGCGATGATGAAACGGTTTGGTACACATTCATAGCACCCGCTTCTGGCGCGGTGACAATCAACGTAAACAGCGTTTCCACGATCGATGCCAATTTCACCTTGTATCAGTCGACCGGGCCCTGCGGATTTGCCAACTTGATGCAGGTGGGCAGCAACCACGACAACTTGATCAGCTTCTCTGTAAGCCACACCGAGGAATGCTTGATTCCGGGAGCCACCTACTACATTCAGATTGACGGTGGTGACATTTTCGGGGATTATGGCAACTTCACAGTGACCGTCAGCGATGCGCACGTCGGTTATGTTGGTCCGAGCAATGATCCTTGTACAGGTGCCATTACCATTCCGATCGGAACGGAGCCATGCCAAGGTTCGGGACTTTGGAACGTTTACAACTACGGTAACCCGACCGTGTCGGTCAACAACGCCTTTACCCAAGGATGCGGGGCAAACTGCGGTGATACATGGTACACCTTTGTAATGCCGCCCTCAGGAACTGTCTTGTTGGAAGGCAATGACGAATACGGATTCTTGGGCTTGAACAATTCTCAGCAGACTGTTGCGGCCTATACGGGTCCTTGCAACAACCTGAGCCCGATCAATTGCGACCAAGGCGGGGTGTTTGACGATCCGCAGTATTACATCTCCGCTGCTCCGGGCACGGTGATCTACTTGCAAGTATTTGACGACGGCGGCGATGACTTCAATGAGCAGATGGCACTTTGTCTTACTGACCGTTGCGGCTCCGATGACTGTATGACGGCACAGCCGATGCAGACTGGTCTATGGTACTGCTGGGACACCGACGGCGCAAATGGGGAAACTTTCCCAGATCCAGGTTATGAAGAATGCGGAGACGGCACGGATCCTGGGCATTCGGTTTATTTCACCCATACCACCACCTGCCCGACATTTGTGGTCACTGTACAAGGAACCATTGGCGGCATTTGTTTGCTCGATGAACCCACGGACGGTATTTCGATCGCAATCTATGTCGACAACACGCCCTGTGATTGGAACCCACAGTCCATGTTGGATTGTGCCCAAACGGATGCTTGCCTTGGAACCACTTACTACTGGACGCAAGCTTATTCTCTGCCGGTTGGTACGCAGTTGATGATCCAAATCGACGGATTTGACTTTTCGGGTAACAACAATGGTCAGATTCGTATTGATTGTCCATTGCCGCTGCAATACTCCGATTTTACGGGTTATCGCGAAAACGAGGTGCATCAACTGCGTTGGACCACATCCGACCCTGCGGCACCTTTGGGAACTTTCAAAGTTGAACGCAGTTTGAACGGACGCGATTTTGCGGTGATTGGCAGTGTAGATGGCAACGACGTGGATCAATCCGGCGGTAGCTCCGGAGGAAGCAATACCAATTACTTCAACTACAAGTTCGCCGATCAGCAACCCGTTGCGGGGCACAACTACTACCGCATCCGTTTTGTGGATCCGAATGGTTTGGAAATCACTTCCGAGGTAATCGACCTTTATTTTGATGCGACACAAGCGGTTCAAATTATGGGGCTTTACCCAAATCCTGCAAGGGAATGGGTGACCTTGGAATCCTTTGTTTCCAAACCCGGCAACTACGAAATCAGCCTTACGGACATGTATGGCAAGGTCGTGCTGTCTGGTGACTACGCCTTGGATGCCGGCGTGAACAGTCAGCGCTTTGAGCTCGCGAATATCAGTGCAGGCATGTACGTGGTTCGCATCAAATCGCTGGATGGCCGTACGAGCGACCATCGGAAGTTCAGTAAGCAATAA